Within Pseudomonas cichorii, the genomic segment CGCTGCGCGGCAATAATTGTGTCGCGGCTGTGCATGACGCCACGCTGATCAATCCGCTACTGGCCAGCAACGAGGAGTGGAAGGGCTATCGCGCCATTCTCCCGGAACTGAACCCGGCACCTTCGGTGATCTGGACTCGCCTGGGCGAAACCGACACTCAGGCGCGTCTGGACAGCATCGTCAAGGACTGGCATCGCACCGGCTGGCTGATCGAAGTCGAAAAACGCCACAACATCACGCCAGCCTCCCCGGCACTGGTGGAGCTGCATGAGCAGTTCAAGGCCAAGGGTGCCTGATCGTTCTCCCATTTCCCTGCCGACGCGCCTAGCGTCGGCCATTCAAGGAAGGCTCCCATGAGCAGATTTTTTACAGCCAAGACGCTGACCGCGCTGGGGCTGGTCCTGTGCGCCGGGCTGGCCAGTGCCGACGCGACCCTGGACAAGATTCAGGAACGCCACAAGATCAGCATCGGTGTGATCCTCAGCGGTCCTCCGTTCGGCACCATTGATCCCAAGACCGGCGAGCATCTGGGCTATAACGTCGAGCTGTCGAAGGAAATCGCCAAGCGTCTGAACGTGGAGCTGGAAACCGTTTCGGTGCTGGCCCCCAACCGCGTGCAGTTCTTGCAGCAAGGCAAGGTCGATCTGTTGATCGCCAACATGCAACTGACTGAAGAGCGTGCGCAGATTCTCGATTACGTGCCCACGCCTTACGAGGAAGTCGGCGGGGCGGCGCTGATCCGCAAGGGCGCGGGGATCAGCAAATGGGAAGACCTCAAGGACAAGCCGGTGTGCGTGTCCCAGGGCAGCAATTTCATCAAGCCGTTGCAGGAAGTCTATGGCGCGCAAATCAAGGCATTTCGCAGCCAGTCCGAATCGCTGCTGTCGTTGCGTGGCAATGGTTGTGTGGCCGCGGTGCATGTCAGCCCGACCATGCATACCTTGTTGGCCGATGCGGAATGGTCCGGCTTCGAGATTCCCTTGGCCACGGACCTGATTCCCTCCAAATCGGTGATCTGGCTGCGCAAGGGCGAGAAAGACATTCAGGCCCGTCTGGACGCCATTGTTCGTGACTGGCATCGCAGCGGCTGGTTGATCGAACTGGGTCATCGCACCGGTATGGCGCCGTCCCAGGCCTTGCATGATCTGCATGAGCAATACCGCAATGCAGCGCCGCTGGCTGCCACGCCATGAGTGATGGACTGTTCCAGGCATTGCAGCAA encodes:
- a CDS encoding transporter substrate-binding domain-containing protein, which encodes MSRFFTAKTLTALGLVLCAGLASADATLDKIQERHKISIGVILSGPPFGTIDPKTGEHLGYNVELSKEIAKRLNVELETVSVLAPNRVQFLQQGKVDLLIANMQLTEERAQILDYVPTPYEEVGGAALIRKGAGISKWEDLKDKPVCVSQGSNFIKPLQEVYGAQIKAFRSQSESLLSLRGNGCVAAVHVSPTMHTLLADAEWSGFEIPLATDLIPSKSVIWLRKGEKDIQARLDAIVRDWHRSGWLIELGHRTGMAPSQALHDLHEQYRNAAPLAATP